In the genome of Pseudorasbora parva isolate DD20220531a chromosome 10, ASM2467924v1, whole genome shotgun sequence, one region contains:
- the cyp26c1 gene encoding cytochrome P450 26C1, which translates to MFGHDCVVSALLAAAGAALPVLLLLVVSRLLWEFRWSITRDRTCKLPLPQGSMGWPLVGETFHWLFQGSGFHISRREKHGNVFKTHLLGKPLVRVTGAENIRKILLGEHTLVCTQWPQSTRIILGPNTLVNSVGDLHKRKRKILAKVFSRGALEAYLIRLQDVVKSEIAKWCTVTGSVDVYAAAKSLTFRIAVQVLLGLHLDEQQIASLSKTFEQLMNNLFSLPIDTPISGLRKGIRAREILHSAMEKIIEEKLKKQQSSDYCDAFDYMLSSAKEDDYELTMQELKETAVELIFAAHSTTASASTSLILQLLRHPDVSRCARAELESEGLISDSHGPCRSYCHGNITSKESDAAEKSTSEWRSTTNKTLCCEAGDKEEGCRSRTHVPYLSLEKLSQLSYLDCVVKEVLRFLPPVSGGYRTVLQTFELNGYQIPKGWSVMYSIRDTHETAEAYQNPELFDPDRFCADKDNIKTDRFSYVPFGGGVRRCIGRELALIVLKTLTVELLATADCTLATETYPRMQTVPIVHPVNGLHVFFNYRTHGIERNRRESTHI; encoded by the exons ATGTTCGGGCATGACTGCGTCGTGTCCGCGCTGCTGGCGGCTGCCGGCGCCGCCTTACCGGTGCTGCTGTTGCTTGTGGTCTCGCGGCTGCTGTGGGAGTTCAGGTGGAGCATCACCCGGGATCGGACGTGTAAACTCCCACTTCCGCAGGGCTCCATGGGCTGGCCGCTGGTCGGAGAAACTTTCCACTGGCTTTTCCAG GGATCcggctttcacatctctagacGAGAGAAACAtggaaatgtttttaaaactcACCTTTTGGGAAAACCCCTCGTCCGAGTGACCGGTGCAGAAAACATCCGTAAGATTCTGCTGGGTGAACACACGCTGGTGTGCACGCAGTGGCCCCAGAGCACACGCATCATCCTGGGGCCCAACACTCTAGTAAACTCAGTTGGTGACCTGCACAAGAGGAAAAGAAAG ATCCTTGCAAAAGTGTTTAGCCGTGGAGCGCTGGAGGCCTATCTGATACGCCTTCAAGATGTCGTCAAGTCCGAAATTGCCAAGTGGTGCACCGTGACCGGGTCTGTGGATGTTTACGCCGCAGCCAAGTCACTCACCTTCCGCATCGCGGTGCAAGTCCTGCTCGGTCTGCACCTGGATGAGCAGCAAATCGCTTCTCTCTCTAAAACCTTTGAACAGCTCATGAACAACCTCTTTTCACTTCCTATTGACACCCCCATAAGCGGCCTGCGCAAG GGAATAAGGGCCCGTGAGATTCTGCACTCTGCCATGGAGAAGATCATAGAGGAGAAACTGAAAAAGCAGCAATCCAGCGATTACTGTGACGCTTTTGACTATATGCTGAGTAGTGCAAAGGAAGATGACTACGAACTCACAATGCAAGAACTCAAG GAAACGGCGGTAGAGTTAATCTTCGCTGCCCACTCCACTACTGCCAGCGCATCAACCTCCCTCATCCTGCAGCTTCTGCGTCATCCAGACGTGAGCAGGTGTGCCAGAGCAGAGTTAGAGAGCGAGGGCTTGATCAGCGACTCGCACGGACCCTGTCGCTCGTATTGCCACGGGAACATCACCAGTAAGGAAAGCGATGCTGCTGAGAAGAGTACCAGCGAGTGGAGATCAACGACGAATAAAACTCTGTGTTGTGAAGCAGGGGACAAGGAAGAGGGATGTCGCTCACGGACCCATGTCCCTTACTTAAGTTTGGAGAAACTGAGTCAACTTTCTTACCTGGATTGTGTGGTCAAAGAGGTGCTTCGGTTCCTTCCACCAGTGTCTGGGGGATACAGGACAGTTCTGCAAACATTTGAACTGAAC GGTTATCAGATCCCGAAGGGCTGGAGCGTCATGTACAGCATTCGTGACACGCACGAGACCGCAGAAGCGTATCAGAACCCGGAGCTTTTTGACCCAGACCGATTCTGTGCAGACAAAGACAATATCAAAACCGACCGCTTCAGTTACGTGCCTTTCGGAGGCGGCGTGAGGAGATGCATCGGGAGGGAGCTTGCTTTGATTGTGCTGAAGACTCTTACGGTGGAGCTGCTCGCCACGGCAGATTGCACTCTGGCGACGGAAACGTATCCAAGGATGCAGACGGTGCCAATCGTGCATCCGGTCAATGGATTGCACGTGTTTTTTAACTACAGAACCCACGGGATCGAGAGAAACCGGAGGGAGTCCACGCATATATAG